A genome region from Rhodopseudomonas boonkerdii includes the following:
- a CDS encoding CHASE domain-containing protein, whose protein sequence is MVRLGFIIALLALIGIGLSGFAAYRVHDQELAIENIALARGVDIHASLVQERLTERELLARVAAGLFRSPTVMKADMLKPLRASIYAFKTDFVMAGWIARLQPREIAGAAADLATAGYRNPTIRNFDDTPLDAQLRSQTLDVLMDLEPRNSVTEGFAGRALNSSRVMGPTIVRANEEGRPVASDPTPLQRENGPLGVVLVTPVLPEGSSIAAGFVSFSYELGSLMLANDEMSLFSVALKDPRVPDGEIVADDDGNVRARALIANGPSLAILRTVTFGGRDWSLGYYPKMDTDLRARRTATFVGGLGLALTAVICGMFGYVSYSNIRLRREVEMRIGFERRLTAVIDELNHRVKNILAVIQSIVTRTLRHGSDMDSARDLLIGRIHAMSHVVSLLSESQWQGVPLKGLFEARAIPHADRIAVQGPDISISSRAAQSLALLFFELASHSDEGLSLVGKHPNIVAHWEIVGGEKGDQFHFRWEEFNTSKATRRVDSDFGVVLLDRVAPEALGGTAKRYFTEVSYVYELTAPMETVVDMTERGRTEALARPVR, encoded by the coding sequence GTGGTCCGGCTGGGTTTCATCATCGCTTTATTGGCACTGATCGGGATCGGCCTCTCCGGCTTCGCGGCTTATCGTGTCCACGATCAGGAGCTGGCGATCGAGAATATCGCGCTGGCGCGGGGCGTGGATATTCATGCCAGCCTGGTCCAGGAGCGTCTGACGGAGCGCGAACTGCTCGCGCGGGTCGCCGCCGGTCTGTTCCGGTCTCCGACGGTGATGAAGGCGGACATGCTGAAGCCGCTCCGCGCCTCGATCTACGCTTTCAAAACCGATTTCGTGATGGCGGGCTGGATCGCGCGCCTGCAGCCGCGCGAAATTGCGGGTGCTGCCGCCGATCTCGCGACTGCCGGCTATCGCAACCCCACCATCCGCAATTTCGACGATACGCCGCTGGATGCGCAACTGCGCAGCCAGACGCTCGACGTGCTGATGGATCTCGAGCCGCGCAATTCCGTGACGGAAGGTTTCGCCGGCCGCGCGCTCAACAGTTCGCGGGTGATGGGGCCGACCATCGTTCGCGCGAATGAAGAAGGTCGTCCGGTCGCCTCCGATCCGACGCCGTTGCAACGGGAGAACGGCCCGCTCGGCGTGGTGTTGGTGACACCTGTGCTGCCCGAGGGCAGTTCGATTGCGGCGGGCTTCGTCTCGTTCTCCTATGAGCTTGGTTCGCTGATGCTGGCCAATGATGAGATGTCCCTGTTTTCGGTGGCGCTGAAGGACCCTCGTGTACCCGATGGTGAGATCGTCGCCGATGACGACGGCAATGTGCGTGCGCGCGCACTGATCGCGAATGGCCCCTCGCTGGCGATCTTGCGTACCGTTACTTTCGGTGGCCGAGACTGGTCGCTGGGCTACTATCCGAAGATGGATACCGATCTGCGCGCGCGCCGCACGGCGACATTCGTCGGCGGCCTCGGCCTCGCGCTCACCGCTGTTATTTGCGGCATGTTCGGCTACGTCTCTTATAGCAACATCAGGCTGCGCCGCGAGGTGGAGATGCGGATCGGCTTCGAGCGCCGGCTTACCGCTGTCATCGACGAACTCAATCATCGCGTGAAGAACATCCTGGCGGTGATCCAGTCCATCGTCACGCGTACGCTGCGCCATGGCTCTGATATGGACAGCGCGCGCGATCTCCTCATCGGCCGGATTCACGCGATGTCGCATGTGGTCTCGCTGCTCAGCGAGAGCCAGTGGCAGGGCGTGCCGCTGAAGGGCCTGTTCGAGGCGCGTGCCATTCCGCATGCGGATCGCATCGCGGTGCAGGGGCCGGATATCAGTATCAGCTCGCGCGCGGCACAAAGTCTGGCGCTGTTGTTTTTCGAACTCGCCTCCCATTCGGATGAAGGCCTGTCGCTCGTCGGCAAGCACCCGAACATCGTCGCGCATTGGGAGATCGTTGGCGGCGAGAAGGGCGATCAGTTTCACTTCCGATGGGAGGAGTTCAATACCAGCAAAGCGACACGCCGCGTCGATTCCGATTTCGGTGTCGTGTTGCTGGATCGTGTCGCGCCGGAGGCACTGGGCGGAACGGCGAAGCGCTATTTCACCGAAGTCTCCTATGTCTATGAACTCACTGCGCCGATGGAGACGGTGGTCGACATGACCGAGCGTGGCCGCACCGAAGCATTGGCGCGGCCCGTGCGGTGA
- the ureG gene encoding urease accessory protein UreG: MSISHGPLRVGIGGPVGSGKTALMDLLCKTMRERYDIAAITNDIYTKWDAEYLVRSGSLTPDRIAGVETGGCPHTAIREDASMNLAAVADMRAKFPDLDLVLIESGGDNLAATFSPELADITIYVIDVSAGDKIPSKGGPGITRSDLLVINKVDLAPHVGASLEKMDTDARRMRGTRPFVMTNMKIRSGLDTIIAFIEAKGGLKAKAPA; encoded by the coding sequence ATGTCCATCTCTCACGGTCCTCTCCGCGTCGGCATCGGTGGTCCGGTCGGCTCCGGCAAGACGGCGCTGATGGATCTGCTCTGCAAGACCATGCGCGAGCGCTACGACATCGCGGCCATCACCAATGATATCTACACCAAATGGGATGCCGAATATCTCGTGCGCTCCGGCTCGCTGACGCCGGATCGCATTGCGGGCGTCGAAACCGGCGGTTGCCCGCACACGGCGATCCGGGAAGATGCTTCGATGAATCTCGCCGCCGTCGCCGACATGCGGGCGAAGTTTCCCGATCTCGATCTGGTGCTGATCGAATCCGGCGGCGACAATCTCGCCGCAACGTTTTCGCCTGAGCTTGCCGACATCACCATCTATGTCATCGATGTCTCCGCCGGCGACAAGATTCCGTCCAAAGGTGGCCCCGGTATCACGCGCTCCGATCTGCTCGTCATCAACAAGGTCGATCTTGCGCCCCATGTCGGAGCGTCGCTCGAGAAGATGGATACCGACGCCAGGCGTATGCGCGGCACCCGGCCCTTTGTCATGACGAATATGAAGATCCGGTCCGGGCTCGACACCATCATTGCCTTCATCGAAGCCAAGGGCGGCCTCAAGGCAAAAGCCCCTGCTTAG
- a CDS encoding urease accessory protein UreF: protein MTNIAATIMTTVIITTGIPMLMATSKPADTARLAEPTTLSADEGAALYRLMTWLSPSFPVGAFSYSSGIEWAVEAGDIADAASLRDWLSAMLSDGAGFCDGVFLAHIHRAAATGDDKALRDIAELASAFAPSKERLLETSTQGRAFIDISLNAWPHEAMRQLIAACDGPIVYPVAVGLVSAAHGVPLAPTMHAFFHAVVSNWISAGARLVPLGQTDSQRVLAALEPIVVETGHCAMTASLDDLGGATFRSDIASMRHETQYTRLFRS, encoded by the coding sequence ATGACGAACATTGCGGCCACGATCATGACCACGGTCATCATCACCACGGGCATTCCCATGCTCATGGCCACAAGTAAACCGGCGGACACAGCGCGGTTGGCCGAACCCACGACGTTGTCCGCCGATGAAGGCGCGGCTTTGTATCGGCTGATGACATGGCTGTCGCCGTCATTTCCGGTCGGCGCGTTCTCTTATTCCAGCGGTATCGAATGGGCGGTGGAAGCCGGTGACATCGCCGATGCGGCCTCGCTGCGGGATTGGTTGTCGGCCATGCTGTCGGATGGCGCCGGTTTCTGCGATGGCGTCTTTCTCGCGCACATCCATCGCGCCGCCGCTACGGGCGACGACAAGGCGCTGCGCGACATCGCTGAACTTGCCAGCGCCTTTGCGCCATCGAAAGAACGCCTGCTTGAGACGTCGACACAGGGCAGGGCCTTCATCGACATCTCGCTCAACGCCTGGCCGCACGAAGCGATGCGACAGCTCATTGCCGCTTGCGATGGTCCCATCGTCTATCCCGTCGCCGTCGGCCTTGTCAGCGCCGCCCATGGCGTTCCGCTGGCGCCGACCATGCATGCGTTCTTCCACGCCGTCGTCTCGAACTGGATTTCCGCTGGCGCGCGCCTCGTGCCGCTCGGCCAGACCGACAGCCAGCGTGTGCTGGCGGCGCTGGAGCCCATCGTCGTCGAAACCGGCCATTGCGCGATGACCGCCTCGCTCGACGATCTCGGCGGCGCGACGTTCCGTTCGGATATCGCCAGCATGCGTCACGAGACGCAATATACGCGGCTGTTCCGGTCATGA
- a CDS encoding urease accessory protein UreE, whose protein sequence is MIRATAVIGQYNWIEAAIDTVVLDFDDRHRRRMVMTGTRGLEFLLDLENAVALRGGDALVLEDGRRVEVVAAPEPLIEIRGTDPGHLVRLAWHLGNRHLPTQIMAKGLRIRRDHVIEEMVKGLGARVIEIEAPFDPEGGAYAPAHQSHAHHDHAHHDHGHRSCSHDHDHHGHAHGKHDHGHVHDEHCGHDHDHGHHHHGHSHAHGHK, encoded by the coding sequence ATGATCCGCGCGACTGCCGTCATCGGCCAATACAACTGGATTGAAGCGGCCATCGACACCGTCGTTCTCGACTTCGACGATCGCCATCGCCGCCGCATGGTGATGACGGGAACGCGCGGACTGGAATTCCTGCTCGATCTGGAAAACGCCGTCGCCTTGCGCGGCGGCGATGCCCTGGTGCTGGAAGACGGTCGCCGTGTGGAGGTGGTGGCTGCACCCGAGCCGCTGATCGAGATTCGCGGCACCGATCCCGGTCATCTCGTGCGTCTCGCCTGGCATCTCGGCAATCGCCATCTGCCGACACAGATCATGGCGAAAGGTCTGCGCATCCGCCGCGATCATGTGATCGAGGAGATGGTGAAGGGTCTCGGCGCCCGTGTCATCGAGATCGAGGCGCCGTTCGATCCCGAAGGTGGCGCCTATGCGCCCGCGCATCAGTCGCACGCCCATCATGATCATGCCCATCATGATCACGGCCATCGGAGTTGCAGCCACGATCACGATCATCACGGTCATGCGCATGGCAAGCATGATCATGGTCACGTCCATGACGAACATTGCGGCCACGATCATGACCACGGTCATCATCACCACGGGCATTCCCATGCTCATGGCCACAAGTAA
- a CDS encoding putative quinol monooxygenase, with the protein MIYVVATLSVKPEARAELIEAAKACIAETRKEPGNIAYDLHESVTDPTRMVFVEQWENAEALVPHRTQEHMKAFGRVAVKCFAAPPKIEIITPADVVVR; encoded by the coding sequence TTGATCTACGTCGTTGCCACTCTGTCCGTGAAACCCGAAGCCCGCGCCGAACTGATCGAAGCAGCCAAGGCTTGTATCGCCGAAACCCGCAAGGAGCCCGGCAACATCGCCTATGATCTTCATGAGAGCGTCACCGATCCGACCCGCATGGTGTTTGTCGAGCAGTGGGAGAATGCCGAGGCGCTGGTGCCGCACCGGACGCAGGAGCATATGAAGGCATTCGGCCGTGTCGCGGTGAAATGCTTCGCCGCGCCGCCGAAGATCGAAATCATCACCCCGGCCGATGTCGTGGTGCGCTAA
- the ureC gene encoding urease subunit alpha gives MPVKIKRSVYADMFGPTTGDRVRLADTDLIIEVEKDFTIYGEEVKFGGGKVIRDGMGQSQATRAQGAVDTVITNVLVVDHWGIVKADVAIRDGLVHAIGKAGNPDIQPGVTINVGPGTDVIGGEGKILTAGGFDSHIHFICPQQIEHALMAGVTSMLGGGTGPSHGTFATTCTPGPWHIARMIQSFDAFPVNLGISGKGNAAKPAALVEMIKAGACALKLHEDWGTTPAAIDNCLSVADDYDVQVMLHSDTLNESGFVEDTIKAFKGRTIHAFHTEGAGGGHAPDIIKVAGLKNVLPSSTNPTRPFTRNTIDEHLDMLMVCHHLDPSIAEDLAFAESRIRKETIAAEDILHDLGALSMMSSDSQAMGRLGEVIIRTWQTADKMKKQRGALKEEKGNNDNFRVKRYIAKYTINPAIAHGVSKLIGSVEKGKMADLVLWSPAFFGVNPDLVIKGGSIIAAPMGDPNASIPTPQPVHYQPMFGAFGRARTASSVVFTSGAAASSGLGKKLGVQKSFYAVENVRSGISKKSMIHNSATPKIEVDPETYEVRADGELLTCEPAEVLPMAQRYFMY, from the coding sequence ATGCCCGTAAAGATCAAGCGCTCCGTCTATGCCGACATGTTCGGCCCCACTACCGGCGATCGAGTGCGGCTCGCCGATACGGATCTGATCATCGAGGTTGAGAAGGACTTCACCATCTACGGCGAGGAGGTGAAGTTCGGCGGCGGCAAGGTGATCCGTGACGGCATGGGTCAGTCGCAGGCGACGCGCGCGCAGGGCGCGGTCGATACCGTGATCACAAACGTGCTGGTCGTCGATCACTGGGGCATCGTGAAGGCCGACGTCGCGATCAGGGACGGTTTGGTTCATGCCATCGGCAAGGCCGGTAATCCCGATATCCAGCCAGGCGTCACCATCAATGTCGGTCCCGGCACCGATGTGATCGGCGGCGAGGGCAAGATCCTCACCGCCGGCGGTTTCGACAGCCATATCCATTTCATCTGTCCGCAACAGATCGAGCATGCGCTGATGGCGGGCGTCACCTCGATGCTCGGCGGCGGCACCGGCCCGTCGCACGGCACTTTTGCGACCACCTGCACGCCCGGGCCGTGGCACATCGCGCGGATGATCCAGTCCTTCGACGCGTTTCCGGTCAATCTCGGCATTTCCGGCAAGGGCAATGCAGCCAAACCCGCAGCGCTGGTGGAAATGATCAAGGCTGGCGCCTGCGCGCTGAAACTGCACGAGGATTGGGGCACGACGCCCGCCGCCATCGACAACTGCCTCAGCGTCGCCGACGATTACGACGTGCAAGTGATGTTGCATTCCGACACGCTGAATGAATCCGGCTTTGTCGAGGACACGATCAAGGCCTTCAAGGGCCGCACCATCCATGCCTTCCACACCGAAGGCGCCGGCGGCGGCCACGCGCCCGACATCATCAAGGTTGCCGGCCTGAAGAACGTGCTGCCGTCCTCGACCAATCCGACGCGCCCGTTCACGCGCAACACCATCGACGAGCATCTCGACATGCTGATGGTGTGCCATCATCTCGATCCATCCATTGCGGAGGATCTTGCGTTCGCCGAAAGCCGCATCCGCAAGGAGACGATCGCCGCGGAGGACATTCTGCACGATCTTGGCGCGCTCTCGATGATGTCGTCGGATTCGCAGGCCATGGGCCGGCTCGGCGAGGTCATCATCCGCACCTGGCAGACTGCGGACAAGATGAAGAAGCAGCGCGGCGCCCTGAAAGAGGAAAAGGGCAACAACGACAACTTTCGCGTCAAGCGCTATATCGCCAAATACACCATCAACCCCGCCATCGCCCATGGCGTATCGAAGCTGATCGGCTCGGTGGAGAAGGGCAAGATGGCGGATCTCGTGCTGTGGTCGCCGGCCTTCTTCGGCGTGAATCCGGATCTCGTCATCAAGGGCGGCAGCATCATCGCTGCACCGATGGGCGATCCGAATGCATCGATCCCGACGCCGCAGCCGGTGCATTATCAACCGATGTTCGGCGCCTTCGGCCGCGCCCGGACGGCCTCGTCGGTGGTGTTCACCTCAGGCGCGGCGGCGTCTTCCGGTCTCGGAAAGAAGCTCGGCGTGCAAAAATCTTTCTACGCGGTGGAAAATGTCCGCAGCGGCATCTCGAAGAAGAGCATGATCCACAACAGCGCGACACCGAAGATCGAGGTGGATCCCGAGACGTATGAAGTGCGCGCGGACGGCGAACTGCTGACCTGCGAGCCGGCCGAGGTGCTGCCAATGGCGCAGCGCTATTTTATGTATTGA
- a CDS encoding urease subunit beta has translation MIPGEMFIQDGEIELNAGRKAITLSVSNTGDRPIQVGSHYHFFETNPALKFDRKKARGMRLDIAAGTAVRFEPGQTRDIKLVELAGKRTVYGFRGDVMGKL, from the coding sequence ATGATCCCCGGCGAAATGTTCATTCAGGATGGCGAGATCGAGCTCAACGCCGGCCGCAAGGCGATTACGCTGTCGGTGTCCAACACCGGCGACCGTCCGATCCAGGTCGGCTCGCATTATCATTTCTTCGAGACGAATCCGGCGTTGAAGTTCGACCGCAAGAAGGCGCGCGGCATGCGCCTCGATATTGCCGCCGGCACGGCGGTGCGTTTCGAGCCCGGCCAGACCCGCGACATCAAGCTCGTCGAACTCGCCGGCAAGCGCACCGTCTATGGTTTTCGCGGTGACGTGATGGGGAAGCTCTGA
- a CDS encoding urease subunit gamma, whose protein sequence is MNLSPREKDKLLISMAAMVARRRLERGVKLNHPEAVAIISDFIVEGARDGRTVAELMKLGAEVITRDQCMAGIPEMIHDIQVEATFPDGTKLVTVHEPIR, encoded by the coding sequence ATGAACCTGTCCCCTCGCGAGAAAGACAAGCTGCTGATCTCCATGGCCGCCATGGTCGCGCGCCGCCGGCTAGAGCGCGGCGTCAAGCTGAACCATCCCGAAGCGGTGGCGATCATTTCCGACTTCATCGTCGAGGGGGCGCGTGACGGTCGCACGGTGGCCGAACTGATGAAGCTCGGCGCCGAAGTCATCACCCGCGATCAGTGCATGGCCGGTATCCCCGAGATGATCCACGACATTCAGGTGGAAGCGACGTTCCCCGATGGGACGAAGCTCGTCACCGTCCACGAACCCATTCGGTGA
- a CDS encoding urease accessory protein UreD has protein sequence MQDALASSASFAANRARGAVVFDVNLVEGRTRRRQLHESGSLRVRFPSPEDDGLTAMFVNTAGGAAGGDRFDIDITAGEGARLTLSTAAAEKVYRSHGPAAEINISLRAEAGAHLSWLPQETILFDQARTARSIDIDLAETASLVLCEIVVFGRTAMGEAMRSGSFIDRWRLRRGGRLVFAENVRLDGDIGAKLAKPAIANGGLAIATALIVPGDEVLLERLRAVAEQAGCEVGISCWNGFAMARICAQDAAQLRTDMMALLSQSGAMLPRMWLN, from the coding sequence ATGCAGGACGCTCTCGCCTCATCCGCGAGCTTTGCCGCCAATCGCGCCCGTGGCGCTGTCGTGTTCGATGTGAATCTGGTCGAGGGGCGTACCCGCCGCCGCCAGCTCCACGAATCCGGCTCGCTCCGCGTCCGCTTTCCCTCGCCGGAGGATGACGGACTCACTGCGATGTTCGTCAACACCGCCGGCGGTGCCGCAGGCGGTGATCGCTTTGACATCGACATCACGGCTGGCGAAGGCGCGCGTCTCACCCTGTCCACGGCCGCTGCTGAGAAGGTCTATCGTTCCCATGGTCCTGCTGCCGAGATCAATATCTCGCTACGCGCCGAAGCCGGTGCGCATCTGAGCTGGCTGCCGCAGGAGACCATCCTGTTCGATCAGGCGCGCACCGCACGCAGCATCGATATCGATCTGGCCGAAACCGCCTCACTGGTTTTGTGCGAGATCGTCGTGTTCGGCCGCACCGCCATGGGCGAGGCCATGCGGTCGGGCTCGTTCATTGACCGCTGGCGCTTGCGCCGCGGCGGCCGGCTGGTCTTCGCCGAGAATGTGCGTCTCGATGGCGACATCGGCGCGAAGCTGGCGAAGCCGGCCATCGCCAATGGCGGGCTTGCGATCGCGACGGCACTGATCGTGCCCGGCGATGAGGTATTGCTGGAGCGTCTGCGTGCTGTCGCCGAGCAGGCCGGTTGCGAGGTTGGCATCTCCTGCTGGAACGGATTTGCAATGGCCCGCATCTGTGCGCAAGATGCCGCGCAGTTGCGGACCGACATGATGGCGCTGTTGTCGCAATCGGGTGCGATGCTGCCGCGCATGTGGCTGAACTAA
- the urtE gene encoding urea ABC transporter ATP-binding subunit UrtE: MLNVDNISLHYGAAQALRGVTVSAEPGKVTCVLGRNGVGKTSLLRAMVGQQAISGGSISFDGQDISKLKPFERARRGIGFVPQGREIFPLLTVEENLKTGYAPLKRADRTIPDDVFSLFPVLQSMLGRRGGDLSGGQQQQLAIGRALVMRPKLLLLDEPTEGIQPSIIKDIGRAISYLRSLGTIAIVLVEQYLDFACELGDNFAVMDRGAVKYSCDRANLDPAEISRQMAL, encoded by the coding sequence ATGCTGAACGTCGACAATATCAGCCTTCACTACGGCGCCGCCCAGGCACTCCGCGGCGTCACCGTTTCGGCGGAGCCCGGAAAGGTCACCTGCGTGCTGGGCCGCAATGGCGTCGGCAAGACCTCGCTACTCCGCGCCATGGTCGGTCAGCAGGCGATCTCCGGTGGCTCTATCTCCTTTGATGGGCAGGATATCTCGAAGCTGAAGCCGTTCGAGCGCGCCCGCCGCGGCATTGGCTTTGTCCCGCAAGGCCGCGAGATCTTTCCGCTGCTCACCGTGGAGGAAAACCTCAAGACCGGCTACGCGCCGCTGAAGCGCGCCGACCGTACCATTCCGGATGACGTGTTTTCGCTCTTCCCGGTGTTGCAATCCATGCTCGGTCGTCGCGGCGGCGATCTTTCCGGCGGCCAGCAGCAGCAACTCGCCATCGGCCGCGCGCTGGTGATGCGGCCGAAACTCCTGTTGCTCGACGAGCCCACCGAAGGCATCCAGCCCTCGATCATCAAGGATATCGGCCGCGCGATCTCCTATCTGCGCTCGCTTGGCACCATCGCGATCGTTCTGGTGGAGCAATATCTCGACTTCGCCTGCGAACTCGGCGACAATTTCGCGGTGATGGATCGCGGCGCGGTGAAATATAGCTGCGATCGTGCGAATCTCGATCCCGCCGAAATCAGCCGCCAGATGGCTTTGTAG
- the urtD gene encoding urea ABC transporter ATP-binding protein UrtD: MVTAELIAVDPQVAAREAEARQKRITSAQLYLDGVHVSFDGFHAINNLSMVLAPGEMRAIIGPNGAGKTTMMDIITGKTKPDEGDVYFDGTHDLTLLDETEIAKLGIGRKFQKPTVFESQTIQDNLLLALNVDHSVRGTLFWRGSRNEAERIDKVLETIRLTDARDRLAGNLSHGQKQWLEIGMLLAQDPKVLLVDEPVAGMTDVETHQTAELLKAINRDNKTVMVVEHDMTFVRELGVKVTCLHEGTVLAEGTIDDVSTNERVVEVYLGR; encoded by the coding sequence ATGGTGACAGCCGAACTCATCGCGGTCGATCCGCAGGTCGCCGCCCGCGAGGCCGAAGCGCGTCAGAAGCGCATCACTTCGGCTCAGCTTTATCTCGATGGCGTGCACGTCTCCTTCGATGGCTTCCATGCCATCAATAATCTCTCGATGGTGCTCGCCCCCGGCGAGATGCGCGCCATCATCGGCCCCAACGGCGCCGGCAAGACCACCATGATGGATATCATCACCGGCAAGACCAAGCCGGACGAGGGCGACGTCTATTTCGATGGCACCCATGATCTCACGCTGCTCGACGAGACTGAAATCGCAAAACTCGGCATCGGCCGCAAATTCCAGAAACCCACGGTGTTCGAGAGCCAGACCATCCAGGATAATTTGCTGCTGGCGTTGAATGTCGATCACAGCGTTCGTGGCACGCTGTTCTGGCGCGGCAGCCGCAACGAAGCCGAGCGCATCGACAAGGTGCTGGAGACCATCCGTCTCACCGACGCGCGCGATCGTCTCGCCGGGAATCTTTCGCACGGCCAGAAGCAGTGGCTCGAGATAGGCATGCTGCTGGCGCAGGACCCGAAGGTGCTGCTGGTGGACGAGCCGGTGGCCGGGATGACCGATGTGGAGACGCACCAGACCGCCGAACTCCTGAAGGCGATCAATCGCGACAACAAAACCGTGATGGTGGTCGAGCACGACATGACCTTCGTCCGCGAACTCGGCGTCAAGGTGACGTGTCTGCACGAAGGCACGGTACTGGCCGAAGGCACCATCGACGATGTCTCGACCAACGAACGCGTGGTCGAAGTGTATTTGGGACGCTGA
- the urtC gene encoding urea ABC transporter permease subunit UrtC: protein MTPHFLTRTLDRSATIFILIVAAVGIVLPLLNLLLPANSPLQVPTYLISLFGKYVCYAILALSIDLIWGYCGILSLGHGAFFALGGYAMGMYLMRQIGARGVYGNPVLPDFMVFLNYKALPWYWYGFDMFWFAALMVLVVPGLLAFGFGWLAFRSRVTGVYLSIITQAMTYALLLAFFRNDFGFGGNNGLTDFKDILGFNIQSDGTRAALFVASCLALILAFVVCRAIVTSKLGKVLIAVRDAESRTRFLGYRVESYKLFVFTLSACMAGVAGALYVPQVGIINPGEFAPGNSIEAVIWVAVGGRGTLVGAALGAVVVNYAKTFFTSGALAPYWLFMLGALFILVTLLLPKGIIGTVNAWQEGRKARDAADADSASAEDGVVKPDLEKA from the coding sequence ATGACCCCGCATTTCCTCACCCGTACCCTCGATCGCAGCGCGACGATCTTCATCCTGATCGTCGCCGCCGTCGGCATCGTGCTGCCGCTGCTCAATCTGCTGCTGCCTGCGAATTCGCCGCTGCAGGTGCCGACCTATCTGATTTCGCTGTTCGGCAAATATGTCTGCTACGCCATCCTCGCCCTCTCCATCGATCTGATCTGGGGGTATTGCGGCATCCTCTCGCTCGGTCACGGCGCTTTCTTCGCGCTCGGCGGTTATGCGATGGGCATGTATCTGATGCGTCAGATCGGCGCGCGAGGTGTCTACGGAAATCCGGTGCTGCCGGATTTCATGGTGTTCCTGAACTACAAGGCGCTGCCTTGGTACTGGTACGGTTTCGACATGTTCTGGTTCGCCGCATTGATGGTGCTGGTGGTGCCGGGCCTACTCGCTTTCGGCTTCGGTTGGCTTGCCTTCCGTTCGCGCGTCACCGGCGTGTATCTCTCGATCATCACCCAGGCGATGACCTATGCGCTGCTGCTCGCCTTCTTCCGCAACGATTTCGGTTTCGGCGGCAATAACGGCCTGACCGATTTCAAGGACATTTTGGGTTTCAATATCCAGAGCGACGGCACCCGCGCTGCTTTGTTCGTGGCGAGTTGCCTGGCTCTGATCCTCGCATTCGTCGTGTGCCGCGCCATTGTCACCTCAAAACTCGGCAAGGTGTTGATTGCGGTGCGCGATGCGGAGTCGCGCACACGTTTCCTCGGCTATCGCGTCGAATCTTACAAGCTGTTCGTGTTCACACTGTCGGCTTGCATGGCCGGAGTCGCGGGTGCGCTCTATGTGCCGCAGGTTGGTATCATCAATCCCGGTGAGTTCGCGCCGGGCAACTCCATCGAAGCCGTCATCTGGGTCGCCGTCGGTGGTCGCGGCACGCTGGTTGGCGCCGCGCTTGGTGCCGTTGTGGTGAACTATGCCAAGACGTTCTTCACGTCGGGCGCGCTGGCGCCGTATTGGCTGTTCATGTTGGGTGCACTGTTCATCCTGGTGACGCTGCTGCTGCCCAAAGGCATCATCGGCACCGTCAATGCCTGGCAGGAGGGCCGCAAGGCCCGCGACGCCGCCGATGCCGACAGCGCTTCTGCGGAAGATGGCGTCGTCAAACCCGATCTGGAGAAGGCGTGA